A region of Spirochaetota bacterium DNA encodes the following proteins:
- a CDS encoding long-chain-fatty-acid--CoA ligase, with protein sequence MDLGGLVARNARTVPEKEGVVYEGNRYTWKEVNERVNAVSNTLIGKGLKKGDKVSMWMFNTDNFVFAFYGIVKAGGVAVPVNFRIAPPEAEYIFGNSDSTAVIFDDIFEPAVREMKPRLPGVKGYYSAGPGAFPDFVPLGEAMATGGKGEPGIPVDEFDESEIIYTSGTTGRPKGAVLTHHNQMMLTTSMATLVGLNPRDRILHSAPLFHSAELNLYLNPGTYLGATHVIVRDFVPGPVLSLIQNEKISQFFGAPVMYSFMMMVPEFDSFDLSGVRFYGYGAAPMAAEAVKAMMQKFKSTNFFCLCGYTEAGPGGIALLPEDQVRKAGAGGKYVVNMESRLVGASGETITTPGVVGELAVKGETTMKGYYKNPEATQAAIKDGWVYSGDLGVMDDEGYITLVDRKKDMIITGGENVYSKEVEDAIYENPKVQEAVIIGIPHPSWGETVMAVVVLKQKETMSLEDLKGFLKSRIADYKIPRLLEIIPALPRNVSGKVLKYKLRDEYKDKAMKKTG encoded by the coding sequence ATGGATCTGGGCGGATTGGTAGCACGTAACGCACGAACGGTTCCCGAGAAAGAGGGCGTAGTCTACGAAGGAAACCGCTATACCTGGAAAGAAGTAAACGAGAGGGTGAACGCGGTTTCGAACACGCTTATAGGAAAGGGCCTTAAAAAGGGGGACAAGGTCTCGATGTGGATGTTCAACACCGATAATTTCGTATTCGCGTTTTACGGAATCGTGAAGGCGGGCGGCGTCGCGGTCCCAGTCAATTTCCGGATCGCTCCCCCCGAGGCCGAATACATCTTCGGCAACAGCGATTCCACGGCGGTGATCTTTGACGATATTTTCGAGCCCGCGGTCAGGGAGATGAAGCCCCGGCTTCCCGGGGTTAAGGGTTACTATTCGGCCGGACCCGGCGCCTTTCCCGATTTCGTTCCCCTCGGGGAGGCAATGGCGACGGGCGGAAAGGGAGAGCCCGGCATACCCGTGGACGAATTCGACGAAAGCGAGATCATCTATACATCGGGAACGACGGGGCGGCCCAAGGGGGCGGTGCTCACGCACCACAACCAGATGATGCTCACAACCTCCATGGCCACGCTCGTGGGTCTCAATCCAAGGGACCGCATCCTTCACAGCGCCCCGCTCTTTCATTCCGCGGAGCTGAACCTGTACCTTAACCCGGGCACGTACCTGGGGGCGACCCACGTCATCGTACGCGATTTCGTGCCGGGGCCGGTGCTGTCGCTCATCCAGAATGAGAAGATCAGCCAGTTTTTTGGTGCGCCCGTGATGTACTCCTTCATGATGATGGTCCCGGAGTTCGACAGCTTTGACCTGTCGGGGGTTCGCTTTTATGGTTACGGGGCGGCGCCCATGGCCGCCGAGGCCGTGAAGGCCATGATGCAGAAATTCAAATCGACGAATTTCTTCTGCCTGTGCGGATACACGGAGGCGGGGCCCGGCGGGATCGCGCTTCTCCCGGAGGACCAGGTGCGCAAGGCGGGCGCCGGGGGCAAGTACGTGGTGAACATGGAATCGCGCCTTGTGGGCGCGAGCGGCGAAACGATCACCACGCCTGGTGTCGTGGGCGAGCTGGCGGTCAAGGGTGAGACTACGATGAAGGGGTATTACAAGAATCCGGAGGCGACACAAGCTGCGATCAAGGACGGCTGGGTGTATTCCGGGGACCTGGGCGTCATGGACGACGAGGGGTACATTACCCTGGTGGATCGCAAGAAGGACATGATAATCACCGGCGGGGAGAACGTATACAGCAAGGAGGTCGAGGACGCCATCTACGAGAACCCGAAGGTCCAGGAGGCCGTGATAATCGGCATCCCGCACCCGAGCTGGGGGGAAACGGTCATGGCGGTGGTCGTGCTCAAGCAGAAGGAAACCATGAGCCTCGAGGATCTCAAGGGATTCCTCAAGTCGCGCATCGCCGATTACAAGATCCCCCGCCTGCTGGAGATCATCCCCGCGCTTCCGCGCAACGTTTCAGGCAAGGTGCTCAAGTACAAGCTCCGCGACGAGTACAAGGACAAGGCGATGAAGAAAACCGGATAA
- a CDS encoding electron transfer flavoprotein beta subunit/FixA family protein produces MNIAVAMKEIPEPAQVRIRDRKPVFEGAPLTLGPLEKNALEAGRALKEAAGGKLVIVSAGPHTFEDTVTEGLAMGADEAYLAQDDRLSGIESASSAELIASLVKKIGDVGLVLFGEGSGDNYSGQVGPRVAQILGMPLAAYATGIELDGSSVRVTCSLEDSFEVVELELPAVVTVMSGINEPRIPSVMEILKAGKKPKTTFTPDELGVKLLVPALVATRSNLAPVSDRKQVQVKTAEELLGVLRAGGVLGRD; encoded by the coding sequence GTGAACATAGCAGTGGCGATGAAGGAGATACCGGAGCCCGCGCAAGTGCGCATCCGCGACAGGAAGCCCGTCTTTGAGGGCGCCCCCCTGACGCTGGGGCCCCTTGAAAAAAACGCGCTCGAGGCGGGACGCGCGCTCAAAGAGGCGGCGGGCGGAAAACTCGTGATCGTATCGGCGGGCCCGCACACGTTTGAGGACACCGTGACGGAAGGTCTCGCCATGGGGGCCGACGAGGCGTACCTCGCTCAGGACGACCGGCTCTCGGGAATCGAGAGCGCGTCGAGCGCGGAGCTGATCGCCTCGCTCGTGAAAAAGATCGGGGACGTGGGACTTGTTCTCTTTGGCGAGGGGAGCGGCGACAATTATTCCGGCCAGGTGGGGCCGCGGGTCGCGCAGATTCTGGGCATGCCCCTCGCGGCGTACGCGACGGGGATCGAGCTGGACGGATCGAGCGTGCGCGTCACCTGTTCGCTGGAAGACAGCTTCGAGGTCGTAGAGCTTGAGCTTCCCGCGGTGGTGACGGTGATGTCCGGGATCAACGAGCCGCGCATCCCGTCCGTGATGGAAATCCTGAAGGCCGGGAAGAAACCGAAAACGACGTTCACGCCGGATGAACTGGGCGTGAAGCTTCTCGTGCCCGCGCTCGTCGCGACGCGCAGCAACCTCGCGCCCGTGAGCGACCGGAAGCAGGTACAGGTGAAAACCGCCGAAGAGCTGCTGGGCGTGCTCAGGGCCGGCGGCGTGCTGGGGAGGGACTGA
- a CDS encoding electron transfer flavoprotein subunit alpha/FixB family protein encodes MKSILCYSDSPERALELLESARALTGDAASSVAINDEDLATALCARGSRVYRVRDEKLIFADHAGIARVVGQAARAAGASIVMLASDRRGKPLAGMLAQAMGAGCLTDVRTMRGADGAIVCERMSLGGATIAEQEIPGPAKVIALVPRAYAAAAEAPGGEIIDLETQPGPSKVTLVETRAKEKDGADIEGADTLVAVGMGLKNREDLSLVQSLAHALGAATGCSKPLATDRKWMPEDRIIGLSGKKCAPNLAFLVGVSAQVQFAAGIRDAGTIVSINTDENAPSAKMADYFIIGDLYRIVPELVAKLKA; translated from the coding sequence ATGAAATCGATACTCTGTTACAGTGATTCACCCGAGAGGGCGCTCGAGCTCCTGGAGTCGGCGCGCGCGCTGACCGGGGACGCGGCCTCGTCGGTCGCGATAAACGATGAAGACCTCGCCACGGCGCTGTGCGCGCGCGGTTCGCGTGTGTACCGGGTGCGCGACGAGAAATTAATATTCGCGGACCACGCGGGGATCGCGCGAGTAGTCGGGCAGGCCGCACGCGCGGCGGGGGCGTCCATCGTGATGCTTGCCTCGGACCGCAGGGGAAAGCCGCTCGCGGGCATGCTCGCGCAGGCGATGGGCGCGGGATGCCTCACCGACGTGCGTACGATGCGCGGCGCGGACGGTGCGATCGTGTGCGAGCGCATGAGCCTGGGCGGCGCCACGATCGCCGAGCAGGAGATTCCCGGTCCCGCCAAGGTGATCGCGCTCGTACCCCGTGCGTACGCTGCCGCGGCCGAAGCGCCGGGCGGCGAGATTATCGATCTCGAGACGCAACCCGGCCCGTCGAAGGTAACCCTCGTGGAGACGCGCGCGAAGGAAAAAGACGGCGCAGACATAGAGGGGGCCGATACGCTGGTCGCCGTGGGGATGGGGCTCAAGAACCGGGAAGACCTGTCCCTCGTCCAGTCGCTTGCCCACGCGCTGGGGGCGGCGACCGGCTGCTCGAAGCCGCTCGCGACCGACCGCAAATGGATGCCGGAGGACAGGATCATAGGGCTTTCCGGAAAAAAATGCGCGCCGAACCTCGCGTTCCTGGTGGGCGTATCGGCCCAGGTCCAGTTCGCGGCGGGAATACGCGACGCCGGGACGATCGTGTCGATCAACACGGACGAGAACGCGCCCAGCGCGAAGATGGCGGACTATTTCATCATCGGGGACCTGTACCGGATCGTCCCCGAGCTGGTCGCGAAGCTTAAGGCCTGA
- a CDS encoding acyl-CoA dehydrogenase — MNYDLTPEQIAIKETFSKFCTKEIEPNAQVLDTAAHGDVETLIRANIKKLAGIGYPGMMHEEKFGGTNLDLISQMIAGEEVAKACASTFLSCGASAGLFGIPIRLFGTDTHKDKYLPGLVKGDLVGCFGLTEPEAGSDAAAIKTSAEKKGDRYVLNGVKTFITNAPIADAALIFAYTDRAKGPGAGVTCFIVDKTTKGFSTGKPFEKMGFRGSPTGEIFLNDCEVPESAVLGEVGKGFIQAMQTLEYGRIGMATVCLGIATRCLELANAYSKERKAFGKPINRYQEVSFKLADMMILSDVARLLIYQAAWAKENGSAESAVLASVAKVWASESATQSSSLAVQVFGGYGYMKEFPVERLYRDAKLGEIGEGTSEIQRVLIAKDLMRRYAS, encoded by the coding sequence ATGAACTACGATCTTACGCCGGAACAGATTGCGATAAAGGAAACCTTCTCGAAATTCTGTACGAAGGAAATCGAACCGAACGCACAGGTACTCGATACTGCCGCGCACGGCGATGTCGAAACGCTTATTAGAGCAAACATAAAAAAGCTCGCGGGGATCGGGTATCCCGGCATGATGCACGAGGAAAAATTCGGCGGCACAAACCTGGACCTCATAAGCCAGATGATCGCCGGGGAAGAGGTCGCGAAGGCGTGCGCCTCGACGTTCCTCTCCTGCGGGGCATCGGCCGGGTTGTTCGGCATACCCATACGGCTTTTCGGGACCGATACGCACAAGGATAAGTATTTACCCGGCCTCGTCAAGGGGGACCTTGTGGGGTGCTTCGGCCTTACGGAGCCGGAGGCCGGGAGCGACGCGGCCGCCATCAAGACGAGCGCGGAAAAGAAGGGGGACCGATACGTCCTCAACGGGGTGAAGACCTTCATCACGAACGCGCCCATCGCCGACGCCGCCCTCATCTTCGCCTACACCGACAGGGCCAAGGGACCCGGTGCGGGCGTGACCTGCTTCATAGTTGATAAAACCACGAAGGGATTTTCCACGGGCAAGCCCTTCGAAAAGATGGGCTTCCGCGGCTCGCCCACGGGAGAGATATTCCTGAATGACTGCGAGGTCCCGGAAAGCGCCGTCCTGGGCGAGGTCGGGAAGGGCTTCATCCAGGCGATGCAGACGCTCGAGTACGGGCGTATCGGCATGGCGACGGTGTGCCTGGGCATCGCGACGCGCTGCCTCGAGCTCGCCAACGCGTACTCGAAGGAGCGCAAGGCGTTCGGCAAGCCCATCAACCGCTACCAGGAGGTTTCCTTCAAGCTTGCCGACATGATGATACTTTCGGACGTGGCGCGCCTGCTCATCTACCAGGCGGCGTGGGCCAAGGAGAACGGGAGCGCCGAATCGGCCGTGCTCGCATCGGTCGCGAAGGTGTGGGCCTCGGAATCGGCGACGCAGAGCTCCAGCCTCGCGGTGCAGGTGTTCGGCGGGTACGGGTACATGAAGGAGTTCCCGGTCGAGCGGCTGTACCGTGACGCGAAACTGGGCGAGATCGGCGAAGGCACCTCGGAGATTCAGAGGGTGCTCATCGCGAAGGACCTTATGCGCCGGTACGCTTCGTAG
- a CDS encoding thiolase family protein produces the protein MAHGKKNRNVGIIGIGQTRHSSHREDVNQPEMIHEAIAAALKDAGLTMKDVDCIVHGNMELFEMIHQPDLWHTLGTGAGGKDTFRLTTGGTVGITLACASDNLVASGMYDIVMAIGFEKLQEGHTTGGITNMADPLWFRNLQTGALTGSKAYDLIYEFGEERAKKVSMTYRIIMDKHAGLNPNAHRSFGLDFAQADDLIKNSPKLVGDLKLIEMCSQSDGACAVIFACEKRAKELSKKPVWVRDHITVHREEVFNIFGYDDKYPAAQTQRFAAENLYTRNGITKPLEYFDVFEMYDPASWWGVDWFRDFMLLKGDEAVKLVEDHEIMIGGKMPVNPSGGVIASNPIGATALLRMAEAALQVRGDAGAHQIPKPVKHALASGFGGTMWTVLMMLEKELNWQEA, from the coding sequence ATGGCACACGGAAAGAAGAACAGAAACGTCGGGATAATAGGCATAGGGCAGACCAGGCATTCCAGCCACCGCGAGGATGTCAACCAGCCCGAGATGATACACGAAGCGATAGCCGCGGCGCTCAAGGACGCCGGTCTCACGATGAAGGACGTCGATTGCATCGTGCACGGCAACATGGAGCTCTTCGAGATGATACACCAGCCCGATCTCTGGCACACGCTGGGGACCGGCGCCGGGGGCAAGGATACGTTTCGCTTAACGACCGGAGGCACGGTGGGCATCACCCTCGCGTGCGCGTCGGACAACCTGGTCGCAAGCGGCATGTACGACATCGTTATGGCGATCGGCTTCGAGAAGCTGCAGGAGGGCCACACCACCGGCGGCATCACGAATATGGCGGACCCTTTGTGGTTTCGGAACCTTCAGACGGGCGCCCTCACGGGCTCGAAGGCGTACGACCTCATCTATGAGTTCGGCGAGGAGCGCGCGAAGAAGGTGTCCATGACCTACCGCATCATCATGGACAAGCACGCGGGCCTCAACCCGAACGCGCACCGCTCGTTCGGCCTCGATTTCGCGCAGGCGGATGACCTCATCAAGAACTCGCCCAAGCTGGTAGGTGACCTCAAGCTCATCGAGATGTGCTCGCAGTCGGACGGCGCTTGCGCGGTGATCTTCGCATGCGAAAAGAGGGCGAAGGAGCTTTCGAAGAAGCCTGTATGGGTGCGCGACCATATTACCGTACACCGCGAAGAGGTTTTTAACATCTTCGGCTACGACGATAAATATCCGGCGGCCCAGACACAGCGCTTTGCCGCCGAGAACCTGTACACGCGCAACGGGATCACGAAGCCGCTCGAGTATTTCGACGTGTTCGAGATGTACGACCCGGCATCGTGGTGGGGCGTCGACTGGTTCCGCGACTTCATGCTTCTCAAGGGCGACGAGGCCGTGAAGCTCGTCGAGGACCACGAGATCATGATCGGCGGGAAAATGCCGGTCAATCCCTCGGGAGGAGTGATCGCATCGAATCCGATCGGCGCGACGGCGCTTTTAAGGATGGCCGAGGCGGCCCTCCAGGTACGCGGCGACGCGGGGGCGCACCAGATACCGAAGCCCGTGAAGCACGCGCTCGCGTCCGGGTTCGGGGGCACGATGTGGACCGTGCTCATGATGCTCGAGAAGGAACTCAACTGGCAGGAGGCGTAA
- a CDS encoding thiolase family protein yields MGKRAAICAVAQIKNQPEYPQMRFQNMLLECFESIMEQTKVTFDMDKGIRNIITCSDDVFDARTISDNGVTDVVGAHFRGEEKMAQESINGLGYAMACILSGHDDVILFMGHCKESQSESRRMCTNLAYDPFYCRPLGMDFQNADALQAGEYMDKAGITEAQLAKIVVRARKNAKKNPYARANESVDEKAVMSSPMICDPLRALHYYPVTDWAYGMLIASEERAKEFTKNPVWMTGFGSCMDEYFMGDRDLASNFPLKNAAARAYAKAGVKDPKKDIQLFELSDHAAYQLPLWAEGVGIAGDGKGGAWIDEGGPDKFNVNLSGGHLNGNPLLLGGAARAIECFLQLRGEAGERQVKGVKRALAQAAYGGAGQHQAVLIMES; encoded by the coding sequence ATGGGTAAAAGGGCGGCGATCTGCGCCGTGGCGCAGATCAAGAATCAGCCGGAGTACCCGCAGATGCGTTTTCAGAACATGCTGCTGGAATGCTTCGAGTCAATCATGGAGCAGACGAAGGTGACCTTCGACATGGACAAGGGCATCCGCAACATCATCACCTGCTCCGACGACGTGTTCGACGCGCGCACGATATCGGACAACGGCGTGACGGACGTGGTGGGCGCCCATTTCCGCGGCGAGGAAAAGATGGCGCAGGAAAGCATCAACGGCCTGGGCTACGCGATGGCGTGCATCCTGTCCGGGCACGACGACGTAATCCTCTTCATGGGACACTGCAAGGAGTCCCAGTCCGAAAGCCGCCGCATGTGCACGAATCTCGCCTATGATCCGTTCTACTGCAGGCCGCTGGGAATGGACTTCCAGAACGCGGACGCGCTGCAGGCGGGGGAATACATGGACAAGGCCGGGATCACCGAGGCGCAGCTCGCGAAGATCGTGGTGCGCGCGCGGAAGAACGCGAAGAAGAATCCCTACGCCCGCGCAAACGAGTCCGTGGACGAGAAGGCGGTGATGTCATCGCCCATGATCTGCGATCCCCTGCGCGCCCTGCATTATTACCCGGTCACCGACTGGGCATACGGGATGCTCATCGCGAGTGAGGAACGCGCGAAGGAATTTACCAAGAATCCCGTGTGGATGACGGGCTTCGGGTCCTGCATGGACGAGTATTTCATGGGCGACCGCGATCTTGCGTCGAACTTCCCGCTTAAAAATGCCGCCGCGCGCGCATATGCGAAGGCCGGCGTGAAAGATCCGAAAAAGGACATCCAGCTTTTTGAGCTCTCGGACCATGCGGCCTACCAGCTTCCGCTGTGGGCGGAGGGTGTGGGAATCGCCGGCGATGGAAAGGGCGGCGCGTGGATTGACGAAGGGGGACCGGACAAATTCAACGTCAACCTTTCGGGAGGGCACCTGAACGGGAACCCGCTGCTCCTGGGAGGGGCCGCGAGGGCGATCGAGTGTTTCCTGCAACTGCGCGGCGAAGCGGGTGAGCGCCAGGTGAAGGGCGTGAAGCGCGCGCTCGCACAGGCTGCATACGGCGGCGCCGGCCAGCACCAGGCGGTGCTCATCATGGAGAGCTAG
- a CDS encoding DUF4442 domain-containing protein codes for MQSELPMIDERFRDFAAYVETGINAVRNMGMKFLVCRENHVRLMMPLDGNINHIGTMYAGCIFTLGEVAGGAIFGACFDLTRYFPIVKEMTIRYRRPVTSDITLDASLSPERVREIEAVVVAQGKCDLIMDLELVGTGGEVVALVHGTWQVRAVPTGFVNPLADKA; via the coding sequence ATGCAATCAGAACTGCCCATGATCGATGAGCGCTTTCGGGACTTCGCGGCCTATGTCGAAACGGGAATAAACGCCGTGCGGAATATGGGGATGAAGTTTCTCGTCTGCCGGGAAAACCACGTGCGACTCATGATGCCGCTCGATGGCAATATCAACCATATCGGCACCATGTACGCGGGCTGTATTTTCACCCTGGGGGAGGTGGCGGGCGGGGCCATATTCGGCGCCTGTTTCGATCTCACCCGCTATTTCCCTATTGTAAAGGAGATGACCATCCGGTACCGGCGGCCCGTCACGAGCGACATCACGCTCGATGCGTCGCTGTCGCCGGAGCGCGTGAGGGAGATCGAGGCGGTGGTCGTCGCGCAGGGAAAATGCGACCTCATCATGGACCTGGAACTGGTCGGCACGGGCGGCGAGGTCGTCGCGCTCGTGCACGGGACCTGGCAGGTCCGCGCCGTTCCGACGGGTTTCGTCAATCCGCTGGCGGACAAGGCCTGA
- a CDS encoding acyl-CoA dehydrogenase — protein MEFGFTEEQMMFRESVYRYAKKEIVPLVEEADLKSEFSMEVWKKLGAMGLLGLPFPEELGGSGADVVTCCLSAEALGHAGVDQGHLLALGAHTYLCADTIYKHATKAQNEKYIPKLASGEWIGCMGLTEPGAGSDAASMSTTAEKKGDRWILNGSKTFITNAPVCDVCVVYATIDKKLKHGGITAFIVDRGTPGFSTGQPFHKMGVRASATSEVFLDNCEIPEENLLGEVGKGFEYTHETLSWDRSALLAPFIGTLQFSIEECARYSQERVQFNKPIGSFQAIQHKLADMKIVKEAARMTVYRVAHDKDSGKPLNHLHTSIAKALVGDWGTKAASEAVQIFGGYGFIHEYPVERFLRDAKIAQIGGGTSEVQRFIISRILSFF, from the coding sequence ATGGAGTTCGGATTTACTGAAGAGCAAATGATGTTCAGGGAGTCGGTGTATCGGTACGCCAAGAAAGAAATAGTGCCGCTCGTGGAGGAGGCCGACCTCAAGTCGGAATTTTCCATGGAGGTGTGGAAGAAGCTCGGGGCGATGGGGCTCCTGGGCCTTCCCTTTCCCGAGGAGCTGGGCGGTTCCGGCGCCGACGTCGTGACCTGCTGCCTCTCGGCCGAGGCGCTGGGGCACGCGGGCGTCGACCAGGGGCACCTGCTCGCGCTGGGCGCGCACACCTACCTGTGCGCCGACACCATCTACAAGCACGCCACGAAGGCGCAGAACGAGAAGTACATCCCGAAGCTCGCGAGCGGCGAATGGATCGGCTGCATGGGGCTCACGGAGCCGGGTGCGGGAAGCGACGCGGCGTCCATGTCGACCACCGCGGAAAAGAAGGGCGACCGCTGGATACTGAACGGGTCCAAGACCTTCATCACAAACGCGCCGGTATGCGACGTGTGCGTCGTCTACGCGACGATCGACAAAAAATTGAAGCACGGGGGCATCACGGCATTCATCGTGGATCGCGGGACCCCGGGATTTTCCACGGGTCAGCCCTTCCACAAGATGGGCGTGCGCGCGTCCGCGACCTCCGAGGTCTTCCTGGACAACTGCGAGATCCCGGAGGAAAACCTGCTGGGTGAGGTTGGCAAGGGATTCGAGTACACGCACGAAACGCTCTCCTGGGACCGGAGCGCGCTGCTCGCGCCGTTTATAGGCACGCTCCAATTCTCGATCGAGGAGTGCGCGCGCTATTCGCAGGAGCGCGTGCAGTTCAACAAGCCCATAGGCTCCTTCCAGGCGATCCAGCACAAGCTCGCCGACATGAAGATCGTCAAGGAGGCCGCGCGCATGACCGTCTACCGCGTCGCCCACGACAAGGACTCGGGCAAGCCCCTGAACCACCTGCATACTTCCATCGCGAAGGCGCTCGTGGGCGACTGGGGTACGAAGGCGGCAAGCGAGGCGGTGCAGATATTCGGCGGATACGGCTTCATCCACGAGTACCCGGTGGAGCGCTTTCTCCGGGACGCGAAGATCGCGCAGATCGGCGGGGGCACCTCCGAGGTGCAGCGCTTCATCATCTCGCGGATACTGAGCTTCTTCTAG